A single Pseudomonas sp. MM223 DNA region contains:
- the lpxH_1 gene encoding UDP-2,3-diacylglucosamine hydrolase (*Name lpxH_1): MILLISDLHLQEERPDISRAFLDLLDGRARHAKALYILGDFFEAWIGDDAMTPFQQSICQAMRRLSDSGTAIFLMHGNRDFLIGQAFCDAAGCTMLSDPSVIELGGEQVLLMHGDTLCTRDLGYMKMRRLLRNPLSLWILRHLPLSARYKLARKLRSESRTQTRMKSTEIVDVTPEEVPKVMAAHGVRTLVHGHTHRPAIHKLVVDGEPARRIVLGDWDRRGWALQVDEQGFQLAPFEFS; encoded by the coding sequence GTGATACTGCTGATCTCTGATCTGCATTTGCAAGAAGAGCGCCCGGACATTTCCCGGGCGTTTCTTGATCTGCTCGACGGCCGTGCCCGCCACGCCAAGGCGCTGTACATCCTGGGCGACTTTTTCGAAGCCTGGATCGGCGACGATGCCATGACCCCCTTCCAGCAGTCGATCTGCCAGGCCATGCGCCGGCTGAGCGACAGCGGTACGGCCATCTTCCTGATGCATGGCAACCGTGACTTCCTGATTGGCCAGGCGTTCTGCGACGCCGCGGGCTGCACGATGCTGAGCGACCCCAGCGTGATCGAATTGGGCGGTGAGCAGGTACTGCTGATGCATGGCGACACGTTGTGCACCCGCGACCTGGGTTACATGAAAATGCGCCGCTTGCTGCGCAACCCGCTGAGCTTGTGGATTTTGCGTCACCTGCCGCTGTCAGCCCGCTACAAGCTGGCGCGCAAGTTGCGCAGCGAAAGCCGCACGCAAACGCGGATGAAGTCCACCGAAATTGTCGACGTCACGCCCGAGGAAGTGCCCAAGGTGATGGCGGCGCATGGCGTGCGCACATTGGTGCATGGCCATACCCACCGGCCGGCGATTCACAAGCTGGTGGTCGATGGCGAACCGGCACGGCGCATTGTGCTGGGCGACTGGGACCGCCGCGGTTGGGCCTTGCAGGTAGATGAGCAAGGGTTTCAGCTGGCGCCGTTCGAGTTTTCCTGA
- a CDS encoding Peptidyl-prolyl cis-trans isomerase cyp18 translates to MSKVKLSTNHGDIVLQLNAEKAPLTVANFLAYVEAGHYSNTVFHRVIKGFMIQGGGFEPGMNEKRDKRASIQNEADNGLKNAKYTIAMARTMEPHSASAQFFINASDNDFLNHSGKNVQGWGYAVFGEVIEGREVVDAIEKVATGSKSGHQDVPKEDVIIEKAEIIG, encoded by the coding sequence ATGTCCAAAGTCAAACTGAGCACCAACCACGGCGATATCGTTCTCCAACTGAACGCCGAAAAAGCCCCACTGACCGTTGCCAACTTCCTGGCCTACGTTGAAGCCGGCCACTACTCGAACACCGTGTTCCACCGTGTGATCAAGGGCTTCATGATTCAGGGCGGCGGTTTCGAGCCAGGCATGAACGAAAAGCGTGACAAGCGTGCCAGCATCCAGAACGAAGCTGACAACGGCCTGAAAAACGCCAAGTACACCATCGCCATGGCCCGCACCATGGAGCCGCACTCTGCTTCGGCGCAGTTCTTCATCAACGCCTCGGACAACGACTTCCTCAACCACAGCGGCAAGAACGTACAGGGCTGGGGCTACGCGGTATTCGGCGAAGTGATCGAAGGCCGTGAAGTGGTTGATGCCATCGAGAAAGTCGCCACTGGTTCCAAGTCCGGCCACCAGGACGTGCCAAAAGAAGACGTGATCATCGAGAAAGCCGAGATCATTGGGTGA
- the glnS gene encoding Glutamine--tRNA ligase (*Name glnS), which produces MSKPTADNAPNAAAKGAPAVPANFLRPIIQADLDSGKHSSIVTRFPPEPNGYLHIGHAKSICVNFGLAKEFGGVCHLRFDDTNPAKEDQEYIDAIQSDVKWLGFDWAGDVRYASSYFDQLHDWAVELIKRGKAYVCDLTPDQAKEYRGNLKEPGKNSPFRERSVEENLELFARMKAGEFKDGECVLRAKIDMASPNMNLRDPILYRIRHAHHHQTGDKWCIYPNYDFTHGQSDAIEGITHSICTLEFEGHRPLYEWFLDNLPVPAHPRQYEFSRLNLNYTITSKRKLKQLVDEKHVDAWDDPRMSTLSGFRRRGYTPASIRNFCEMIGTNRSDGVVDMSMLEFSIRDDLDRTAPRAMCVLRPLKVVITNYPEGQVEQLELPRHPKEDMGVRELPFARELYIDRDDFMEEPPKGYKRLEPAGEVRLRGSYVIRADEAIKDADGNIVELRCSYDPDTLGKNPEGRKVKGVIHWVPAEGSVECEVRLYDRLFRSPNPEKTEEGGSFLDNINPDSLQVLSGCRAEPSLAQAQPEDRFQFEREGYFCADLKDSQPGRPVFNRTVTLRDSWGS; this is translated from the coding sequence ATGAGCAAGCCCACTGCCGACAACGCGCCCAACGCCGCTGCCAAAGGCGCCCCCGCTGTCCCTGCGAACTTCCTGCGGCCGATCATCCAGGCCGACCTGGACTCGGGCAAGCACAGCAGCATCGTCACCCGCTTCCCGCCGGAGCCCAACGGCTACCTGCACATCGGCCACGCCAAGTCGATCTGCGTCAACTTCGGCCTGGCCAAGGAATTCGGGGGCGTCTGCCACCTGCGTTTCGATGACACCAACCCGGCCAAGGAAGACCAGGAATACATCGACGCCATTCAAAGCGACGTCAAATGGCTGGGCTTCGACTGGGCCGGCGACGTGCGTTATGCCTCCAGCTACTTCGACCAGTTGCACGACTGGGCGGTAGAACTGATCAAGCGTGGCAAGGCCTATGTCTGCGACCTGACCCCTGATCAAGCCAAGGAATACCGCGGCAACCTCAAGGAGCCGGGCAAGAACAGCCCGTTCCGCGAGCGTAGCGTGGAAGAAAACCTCGAGCTGTTCGCCCGCATGAAGGCCGGTGAGTTCAAGGACGGTGAGTGCGTGCTGCGGGCCAAGATCGACATGGCCTCGCCGAACATGAACCTGCGCGACCCGATCCTGTACCGCATCCGCCATGCCCACCATCACCAGACCGGTGACAAGTGGTGCATCTACCCCAACTACGACTTTACCCACGGCCAGTCGGACGCCATCGAGGGCATCACCCACTCGATCTGCACCCTGGAGTTCGAAGGGCATCGTCCGCTGTACGAATGGTTCCTCGACAACTTGCCGGTGCCAGCGCACCCACGCCAGTACGAGTTCAGCCGCCTGAACCTGAACTACACCATTACGTCGAAGCGCAAGCTCAAGCAACTGGTTGACGAAAAGCACGTCGACGCCTGGGACGACCCGCGCATGTCGACCCTGTCCGGCTTCCGTCGCCGCGGCTACACCCCGGCTTCGATCCGCAACTTCTGCGAAATGATCGGCACCAACCGTTCCGACGGCGTGGTCGACATGTCGATGCTCGAGTTCAGCATCCGTGACGACCTGGACCGCACCGCACCGCGCGCCATGTGCGTGCTGCGCCCGCTGAAAGTGGTCATCACCAACTATCCGGAAGGCCAGGTCGAGCAGCTCGAATTGCCGCGCCACCCGAAGGAAGACATGGGCGTGCGCGAGCTGCCGTTTGCGCGCGAGCTGTACATCGACCGCGACGACTTCATGGAAGAGCCGCCGAAGGGCTACAAGCGCCTGGAGCCGGCCGGTGAAGTGCGCCTGCGTGGCAGCTACGTGATTCGCGCCGACGAAGCCATCAAGGACGCTGACGGCAATATCGTCGAGCTGCGTTGCTCGTACGACCCGGACACCCTGGGCAAGAACCCTGAAGGCCGCAAGGTCAAGGGCGTGATCCACTGGGTGCCGGCCGAGGGCAGCGTCGAGTGCGAAGTGCGCCTGTACGACCGCCTGTTCCGCTCGCCGAACCCGGAAAAGACCGAGGAAGGCGGCAGCTTCCTGGACAACATCAACCCCGACTCGCTGCAAGTGCTGAGCGGTTGCCGTGCCGAGCCGTCGCTGGCCCAGGCGCAACCCGAGGACCGCTTCCAGTTCGAGCGCGAAGGCTACTTCTGCGCAGACCTGAAAGACAGCCAACCGGGCCGCCCGGTGTTCAACCGCACTGTCACCCTGCGTGACTCCTGGGGCAGCTAA
- the cysS gene encoding Cysteine--tRNA ligase (*Name cysS), translating to MLNIYNTLSKTKEAFKPLDGNKVRMYVCGMTVYDYCHLGHGRSMVAFDLVTRWLRKSGYELTYVRNITDIDDKIINRANENGETFDALTARMIDAMHEDERRLNILPPDQEPRATDHIAGMHAMIQTLIDKGYAYAPGNGDVYYRVGKFVGYGKLSRKKIEDLRIGARIEVDEAKQDPLDFVLWKGVKPGEPSWESPWGPGRPGWHIECSVMSTCCLGESFDIHGGGSDLEFPHHENEIAQSEAATGKQYANAWMHCGMIRINGEKMSKSLNNFFTIRDVLEKYHPEVVRYLLVASHYRSAINYSEDSLRDAKSALERFYHALRGLPRVAAEGGEAFVERFSVAMNDDFGTPEACAVLFDLVREINRLRDSDPQAAAGLAGRLRELGEVLGVLQLDADDFLRAGAEGKVDAAEVESLIQARLQARTDKNWAESDRIRDQLTAMGVVLEDSKGTTTWRLAD from the coding sequence GTGCTTAACATCTACAACACGCTGAGCAAAACCAAGGAAGCCTTCAAGCCGCTGGATGGCAACAAGGTGCGCATGTACGTGTGCGGCATGACCGTATACGACTACTGCCACCTGGGCCATGGCCGCAGCATGGTGGCCTTCGACCTGGTTACCCGCTGGCTGCGCAAGAGCGGCTACGAGCTGACCTATGTGCGCAACATCACCGACATCGATGACAAGATCATCAACCGGGCCAACGAGAACGGCGAAACCTTCGACGCGTTGACCGCCCGCATGATCGACGCGATGCACGAAGACGAGCGCCGCCTGAACATCCTGCCGCCAGACCAGGAGCCGCGTGCCACCGACCATATCGCCGGCATGCACGCGATGATCCAGACCCTGATCGACAAGGGTTACGCCTATGCCCCGGGCAATGGCGACGTGTACTACCGCGTCGGCAAGTTCGTGGGCTACGGCAAGCTGTCGCGCAAGAAGATCGAAGACCTGCGCATCGGTGCACGCATCGAGGTCGACGAAGCCAAGCAGGACCCGCTGGACTTCGTGCTGTGGAAGGGCGTCAAGCCGGGCGAGCCAAGCTGGGAATCGCCATGGGGCCCGGGCCGTCCGGGCTGGCATATCGAATGCTCGGTGATGTCCACCTGCTGCCTGGGTGAGAGCTTCGACATTCACGGCGGCGGCAGCGACCTGGAGTTCCCGCACCACGAGAACGAGATTGCCCAAAGCGAAGCGGCCACTGGCAAGCAGTACGCCAACGCCTGGATGCACTGCGGCATGATCCGTATCAACGGCGAGAAGATGTCGAAGTCGTTGAACAACTTCTTCACCATCCGCGACGTACTCGAGAAGTACCACCCGGAAGTGGTGCGATACCTGTTGGTGGCCAGCCACTACCGCAGCGCGATCAACTACTCCGAAGACAGCCTGCGTGACGCCAAAAGCGCGCTGGAACGCTTCTACCACGCCCTGCGCGGCTTGCCTCGTGTGGCGGCCGAGGGCGGCGAAGCGTTCGTTGAGCGCTTCAGCGTGGCGATGAACGACGACTTCGGCACCCCAGAAGCGTGCGCCGTGCTGTTCGACCTGGTGCGCGAGATCAACCGCCTGCGCGACAGCGACCCGCAGGCGGCTGCTGGCCTGGCTGGCCGCCTGCGCGAGTTGGGTGAGGTGCTGGGTGTGTTGCAACTGGACGCCGATGACTTCCTGCGTGCCGGTGCCGAAGGCAAGGTTGATGCAGCCGAAGTTGAAAGCCTGATCCAGGCGCGGCTGCAAGCGCGTACGGACAAGAACTGGGCCGAGTCGGACCGTATTCGCGACCAGCTCACTGCCATGGGTGTGGTGCTGGAAGACAGCAAAGGGACGACTACCTGGCGTCTGGCTGACTGA
- the sasA_7 gene encoding Adaptive-response sensory-kinase SasA (*Name sasA_7) encodes MPLLNPSKGWSSSTSRLLALYSFLFVAWSSILMGVLYFEVSSYLNKLTRHSMLQRQHLFAHMSGKQLDDALIASQAFEERSFDAYGLFDAQLNPMGGTVRALPPELKLDGKIHELKRCLDADDPHLPRDSCDAVAIKVQDGRWLVLFRDNGSLFVVTRIILDALLWGISLTLIPGFAGWYLLRRRPLKRIRAIQAQAELIVAGDLTHRLPLSARRDELDMLAAIVNAMLDRIERLMHEVKGVCDNIAHDLRTPLTRLRAQLYRIRQQSDVDSAQAEALDQAIGETDTLMARFRGLLRISELEDRQRRAGFVQLDPHELLVELHDFYLPLAEDGGIHLALHQPAQLPALHGDRELLFEALANLVGNGIKFTPEGGQVRINATQDDTGVHLAIEDSGPGIPEAERTAVLKRFYRSDEGHRHAGFGLGLSIVAAIVDLHGFGLEIGESELGGAKLVLHCPLAGFGK; translated from the coding sequence ATGCCATTGCTGAACCCGTCTAAGGGCTGGAGCTCGTCCACCAGCCGCCTGCTGGCGCTGTACAGCTTTCTGTTCGTGGCCTGGAGCAGCATCCTCATGGGCGTGCTGTACTTCGAGGTGTCCAGCTACCTGAACAAACTCACCCGCCATTCCATGCTGCAGCGCCAGCACCTGTTCGCCCACATGAGCGGCAAGCAGCTGGACGACGCCCTGATCGCCAGCCAGGCCTTCGAAGAGCGCAGCTTTGACGCCTATGGCCTGTTTGACGCCCAGCTCAACCCAATGGGCGGCACTGTGCGTGCCCTGCCCCCAGAGCTCAAGCTGGACGGCAAGATCCACGAGTTGAAACGCTGCCTGGATGCCGACGACCCACACCTGCCCCGCGACAGCTGCGATGCGGTGGCGATCAAAGTGCAAGATGGCCGCTGGCTGGTACTGTTCCGCGATAACGGCTCACTGTTCGTGGTTACCCGGATTATTCTCGACGCCCTGCTCTGGGGTATCTCCTTGACGCTGATCCCAGGCTTTGCCGGCTGGTATTTGTTGCGCCGCCGGCCGCTAAAGCGAATCCGCGCGATCCAGGCCCAGGCCGAGCTGATCGTCGCCGGCGACCTGACCCACCGCCTGCCGTTGTCGGCCCGGCGCGACGAGCTGGACATGCTGGCTGCCATCGTCAACGCCATGCTCGACCGCATCGAGAGGCTGATGCATGAGGTCAAGGGCGTGTGCGACAACATTGCCCATGACTTGCGCACCCCACTTACACGCCTGCGGGCCCAGCTGTACCGGATCCGCCAGCAGAGCGACGTCGACTCCGCCCAAGCCGAAGCGCTGGACCAGGCCATCGGCGAAACCGACACCCTGATGGCGCGTTTTCGCGGGTTGCTACGCATCAGCGAACTGGAAGATCGCCAGCGCCGGGCCGGCTTCGTCCAGCTTGACCCGCACGAACTGCTGGTCGAACTGCACGACTTCTACCTGCCGTTGGCCGAGGATGGCGGCATCCATCTGGCATTGCACCAGCCCGCGCAATTGCCAGCGCTGCATGGTGACCGCGAACTGCTGTTCGAGGCACTGGCCAACCTGGTGGGCAACGGTATCAAGTTCACCCCCGAGGGTGGGCAAGTGCGGATTAACGCGACACAGGACGATACTGGCGTGCACCTGGCCATCGAGGACAGCGGGCCGGGTATCCCCGAAGCAGAGCGGACTGCGGTGCTGAAGCGGTTCTATCGCAGCGATGAAGGCCACCGCCATGCCGGGTTCGGGCTGGGGTTGTCGATCGTTGCGGCGATCGTCGACCTGCATGGGTTCGGGCTGGAGATTGGCGAAAGTGAGTTGGGTGGAGCGAAGCTAGTGCTGCATTGCCCGCTTGCGGGGTTTGGCAAGTAA
- the cusR gene encoding Transcriptional regulatory protein CusR (*Name cusR), which yields MPRVLTIEDDAVTGQEIVAELTSHGLEVDWADNGREGLAKAIAGGYDLITLDRMLPEVDGLTIVTTLRSLKIATPILMISALSDVDERVRGLRAGGDDYLTKPFASDEMAARVEVLLRRNSVPMTQTRLQVADLQLDLISHEARRGDNTLNLLPTEYKLLEYLMRHSGQVITRMMIFEEVWGYHFDPGTNLIDVHIGRLRKKIDSPGQSPLIRTVRGSGYAIAEPV from the coding sequence ATGCCTCGCGTACTGACCATCGAAGACGACGCCGTCACCGGCCAGGAAATCGTCGCCGAACTTACCAGCCACGGCCTGGAGGTGGATTGGGCCGACAACGGCCGTGAAGGCCTGGCCAAGGCCATTGCCGGTGGCTACGACCTGATCACCCTGGACCGCATGCTGCCCGAGGTCGATGGCCTGACCATCGTCACCACCCTGCGCAGCCTCAAGATCGCCACGCCGATCCTGATGATCAGTGCCCTCTCCGACGTCGACGAACGGGTGCGCGGCCTGCGTGCCGGCGGTGACGACTACCTGACCAAGCCGTTTGCCTCCGACGAGATGGCCGCAAGGGTCGAGGTATTGCTACGCCGCAACAGCGTGCCCATGACCCAGACACGCCTGCAAGTCGCCGACCTGCAACTGGACCTGATCAGCCACGAGGCGCGCCGCGGTGACAATACGCTCAACTTGCTGCCCACCGAATACAAGCTGCTGGAGTACCTGATGCGTCACAGCGGCCAGGTGATCACGCGGATGATGATTTTCGAAGAAGTCTGGGGCTACCACTTCGACCCTGGCACCAACCTGATCGACGTACACATCGGCCGCCTGCGCAAAAAAATCGACTCCCCCGGCCAGTCGCCGCTGATCCGTACGGTACGGGGCTCCGGCTATGCCATTGCTGAACCCGTCTAA
- the glaR gene encoding HTH-type transcriptional repressor GlaR (*Name glaR) — protein MDALAPRQNSAFSGYERLKKDIIRGVFKPGEKLLMSALKERYDLGVGPLREALSQLVAEHLVNAISQKGYRVAPMSLDEMNDIYDARANLEAMIIALAIERGDDTWEASVLAHSHTLAKVVEVKTREQRLDVWDERHKAFHTAIAAGCGSKHLLQARTYLFDQAERYRHLWLTQTVFSEQALELKRQEHAALVEVILARDAKRASSMMRSHLMTPVPIIAQIMHAEGIGAR, from the coding sequence TTGGACGCGCTCGCCCCCCGACAAAACTCAGCATTCAGCGGGTATGAGAGGCTCAAGAAGGACATCATCCGTGGCGTGTTCAAGCCCGGTGAAAAACTGTTGATGAGCGCCCTGAAAGAACGCTACGACCTGGGTGTGGGCCCGCTACGCGAAGCACTGTCGCAACTGGTGGCCGAGCACCTGGTCAACGCGATCAGCCAGAAAGGCTACCGGGTGGCGCCCATGTCGCTGGACGAGATGAACGACATCTACGATGCCCGCGCCAACCTGGAGGCGATGATCATCGCCCTGGCCATCGAGCGCGGTGACGACACCTGGGAGGCGTCGGTGCTGGCCCACTCGCATACCCTGGCCAAAGTGGTAGAAGTGAAAACCCGCGAGCAGCGCCTGGATGTGTGGGACGAACGGCACAAGGCGTTTCACACCGCCATTGCCGCGGGCTGCGGCTCCAAGCACTTGCTGCAGGCGCGCACCTACCTGTTTGACCAGGCCGAACGCTACCGCCACTTGTGGTTGACGCAAACGGTGTTTTCCGAGCAGGCCCTGGAACTCAAGCGCCAGGAACATGCGGCGCTGGTCGAGGTGATTCTCGCGCGTGATGCCAAGCGCGCCAGCAGCATGATGCGCTCGCACCTGATGACGCCGGTGCCAATCATCGCGCAGATCATGCATGCCGAAGGGATTGGGGCTCGTTGA
- the glaH gene encoding Glutarate 2-hydroxylase (*Name glaH), with protein sequence MNAFTQIDELVMPLPLEPRGYTIAPSKQSPRLLELTFARETVEAFVQAVAEWPVQALEYKSFLRFRLGEILDELCQGTLRPVLLNTILDRATGGMLITPLGLDDVSQAEDMVKFTTACAHLIGRSNYDAMSGQFYARFVVVNSDNSDSYLRQPHRVMELHNDGTFVNQITDYVLMLKIDEKNMEGGNSLLLHLDDWEQCEEFFRHPMARREMRWTAPPSKKVAEDVFHSVFDTDGEGRPTMRYIDQFVQPENYEEGIWLNALSDSLEGSEQKVSVPVAVGSFLLINNLFWLHGRDRFTPHEGLRRELMRQRGYVAFPKPLYQRGQ encoded by the coding sequence ATGAATGCCTTTACGCAGATCGACGAACTTGTGATGCCACTGCCGCTCGAGCCACGTGGTTACACCATCGCCCCTTCGAAACAGTCGCCGCGCCTGCTTGAACTGACCTTCGCCCGCGAAACCGTCGAAGCGTTCGTCCAGGCTGTAGCCGAGTGGCCGGTGCAGGCGCTGGAGTACAAGTCGTTCCTGCGCTTCCGGTTGGGCGAAATCCTTGACGAGCTGTGCCAGGGCACCCTGCGCCCGGTGCTGCTCAACACCATCCTCGATCGCGCCACCGGTGGCATGCTGATTACCCCGCTGGGCCTGGATGACGTGAGCCAGGCCGAGGACATGGTCAAGTTCACAACCGCCTGCGCGCACCTGATCGGCCGCTCCAACTACGACGCCATGAGCGGCCAGTTCTATGCGCGTTTCGTAGTGGTCAACTCCGACAACTCCGACAGCTACCTGCGCCAGCCGCATCGGGTTATGGAACTGCACAACGATGGCACCTTCGTGAACCAGATCACCGATTACGTGCTGATGCTGAAGATTGACGAAAAGAACATGGAAGGCGGTAACTCGCTGCTGCTGCACCTGGACGACTGGGAGCAGTGCGAGGAATTCTTCCGCCACCCTATGGCCCGCCGCGAAATGCGCTGGACTGCACCACCCAGCAAGAAAGTGGCCGAAGATGTATTCCATTCCGTTTTCGACACAGACGGCGAAGGCCGCCCGACCATGCGCTACATTGACCAGTTCGTGCAGCCGGAAAACTACGAGGAAGGCATCTGGTTGAACGCCCTGTCCGATTCGCTGGAAGGCAGCGAGCAGAAGGTTTCGGTACCGGTGGCGGTGGGCAGCTTCCTGTTGATCAACAACCTGTTCTGGCTGCATGGTCGTGACCGCTTCACCCCACACGAGGGCTTGCGTCGTGAACTGATGCGCCAGCGTGGTTACGTCGCC